A window of Amycolatopsis australiensis contains these coding sequences:
- the fabI gene encoding enoyl-ACP reductase FabI, which produces MPGLLEGKRLLITGIITDASLAFHAAKIAQQEGATVVLTGFGRMSLVKTIAKRLPKEAPVLELDVTNQEHLASLAGRVREHVDGLDGVLHSIGFAPQSCLGAPFMDAPAEDVKTAVEVSSYSFMSLAKACLPLLGRGSSIVGMDFDARVAWPVYNWMGVAKAALESVNRYLAKELGPQGIRVNLVSAGPMKTMAAKSIPGFTELEDGWGDRAPLGWDSSDPDPTAKSVCALLSDWLPATTGSMIMVDGGVHALGI; this is translated from the coding sequence GTGCCCGGACTGCTCGAAGGCAAGCGGCTGCTGATCACCGGCATCATCACCGACGCCTCGCTCGCCTTCCACGCGGCCAAGATCGCCCAGCAGGAGGGCGCGACCGTGGTGCTGACCGGCTTCGGCCGCATGTCGCTGGTCAAGACCATCGCGAAGCGGCTGCCGAAGGAAGCGCCGGTGCTGGAGCTGGACGTGACGAACCAGGAGCACCTGGCCTCGCTGGCCGGCCGCGTCCGCGAGCACGTCGACGGCCTCGACGGTGTGCTGCACTCGATCGGCTTCGCGCCGCAGAGCTGCCTCGGCGCGCCGTTCATGGACGCGCCCGCCGAGGACGTCAAGACCGCCGTCGAGGTTTCGTCGTACTCCTTCATGTCGCTGGCGAAGGCGTGCCTGCCGCTGCTGGGCCGCGGTTCCTCGATCGTCGGCATGGACTTCGACGCCCGCGTCGCGTGGCCGGTCTACAACTGGATGGGTGTCGCGAAGGCCGCGCTCGAGTCGGTCAACCGGTACCTGGCCAAGGAGCTGGGCCCGCAGGGCATCCGGGTCAACCTGGTCAGCGCCGGCCCGATGAAGACCATGGCCGCGAAGTCGATCCCGGGCTTCACGGAGCTGGAAGACGGCTGGGGCGACCGCGCGCCGCTCGGCTGGGACAGCTCGGACCCGGACCCGACCGCGAAGAGTGTCTGCGCGCTGCTGTCGGACTGGCTTCCCGCCACGACGGGCTCGATGATCATGGTCGACGGCGGGGTCCACGCCCTCGGCATCTGA
- a CDS encoding Cmx/CmrA family chloramphenicol efflux MFS transporter, with protein MPLAVFVLGLSVFALGTSEFMITGLLPGMAADLGVSIPDTGLLISAFAIGMVVGAPLLAIGTLRLPRRRTLLALLGVFVAAHVVGALADGYALLFATRVVAALACAGFWAVAAATTIALVPVDRRGRAMAVLVGGLTVANIAGVPAGTFLGQHAGWRTAFWAVAAVTLVAVAGVAALVPETTGDAVSVRGELRLYRRGRVWLALGVIALCQAMIFAAFSYLAPLLTETDGLPERWVPGVLALFGVGALLGISAAGRLADRRPFATLYGSVGLALAALFVLALTTDTVVAVAAVLVFGVAGFGANPALNVRTYQVAGDAPTLVGASTTSAFNVGNTVGPWLGGVAIDAGLGFPSVAWTGIALGAATLAALTVAAAVQRGDDREPVAV; from the coding sequence GTGCCCCTGGCCGTCTTCGTCCTTGGGCTCAGCGTGTTCGCGTTGGGCACGTCCGAGTTCATGATCACCGGCCTGCTCCCCGGGATGGCCGCCGACCTGGGGGTCAGCATCCCCGACACCGGGCTGCTGATCTCCGCCTTCGCCATCGGCATGGTCGTCGGCGCGCCCCTGCTGGCGATCGGCACCCTGCGCCTCCCCCGCCGCCGGACGCTGCTGGCGCTGCTCGGCGTGTTCGTCGCGGCGCACGTCGTCGGCGCCCTCGCGGACGGCTACGCCCTGCTCTTCGCGACGCGGGTCGTGGCGGCACTCGCCTGCGCCGGCTTCTGGGCCGTGGCCGCGGCGACGACGATCGCGCTCGTGCCCGTCGACCGGCGTGGCCGGGCGATGGCCGTGCTCGTCGGCGGGCTGACCGTCGCCAACATCGCCGGGGTGCCCGCCGGGACGTTCCTGGGCCAGCACGCCGGCTGGCGGACGGCGTTCTGGGCGGTGGCCGCGGTGACCCTGGTGGCGGTGGCCGGCGTGGCGGCGCTGGTGCCGGAGACGACCGGCGACGCGGTGAGCGTCCGCGGCGAGCTGCGGCTGTACCGGCGCGGCCGGGTCTGGCTCGCGCTCGGCGTGATCGCCTTGTGCCAGGCCATGATCTTCGCCGCGTTCAGCTACCTCGCACCCCTGCTGACCGAGACCGACGGCCTGCCGGAACGCTGGGTGCCGGGCGTGCTCGCGCTGTTCGGCGTCGGCGCGCTGCTGGGCATCAGCGCGGCCGGCCGGCTGGCCGACCGGCGGCCGTTCGCCACCCTCTACGGCAGCGTCGGGCTCGCGCTGGCCGCCCTGTTCGTGCTGGCTCTGACGACCGACACGGTGGTGGCCGTCGCGGCGGTGCTGGTCTTCGGGGTGGCCGGCTTCGGCGCCAACCCGGCGCTCAACGTGCGGACCTACCAGGTCGCCGGGGACGCGCCGACCCTCGTCGGAGCCAGCACGACCTCGGCGTTCAACGTCGGCAACACGGTCGGCCCGTGGCTCGGCGGTGTCGCGATCGACGCCGGGCTCGGCTTCCCGAGCGTCGCCTGGACCGGGATCGCCCTCGGCGCGGCGACGCTGGCCGCGCTCACGGTCGCCGCCGCCGTCCAGCGCGGCGACGACCGGGAGCCGGTGGCCGTGTGA
- the fabG gene encoding beta-ketoacyl-ACP reductase, with the protein MGRSVLVTGGNRGIGLAIARDLAAQGHQVAVTHRGSGAPEGLFGVQADVTDTEQVDAAFKLVEEHQGPVEILVSNAGLTDDTLLMRMSDEQFERVIDANLTGAYRVAKRASRGMLRGKWGRFIFISSVVGLSGSAGQANYAASKAGLVGFARSLARELGSRNITSNVVAPGFVHTDMTDELPEDRKKEILAQVPSGRYAEPSEIAAAVRYLASDEAGYVNGAVLPVDGGLGLGH; encoded by the coding sequence GTGGGACGGTCGGTTCTGGTCACCGGGGGCAACCGGGGCATCGGTCTGGCGATCGCCCGGGACCTCGCCGCGCAGGGGCACCAGGTCGCCGTCACCCACCGTGGTTCCGGGGCCCCCGAGGGCCTCTTCGGCGTGCAGGCCGACGTCACCGACACCGAGCAGGTCGACGCCGCCTTCAAGCTCGTCGAGGAGCACCAGGGCCCGGTCGAGATCCTCGTCTCCAACGCCGGCCTCACCGACGACACGCTCCTCATGCGGATGAGCGACGAGCAGTTCGAGCGCGTCATCGACGCCAACCTCACCGGCGCCTACCGCGTGGCCAAGCGGGCTTCGCGCGGCATGCTGCGCGGCAAGTGGGGACGGTTCATCTTCATCTCGTCGGTCGTCGGCCTCTCCGGCTCCGCCGGCCAGGCCAACTACGCCGCGTCGAAGGCGGGTCTGGTCGGCTTCGCGCGTTCGCTGGCGCGGGAGCTCGGCTCGCGCAACATCACCTCGAACGTCGTCGCGCCCGGGTTCGTGCACACCGACATGACCGACGAGCTGCCCGAGGACCGCAAGAAGGAGATCCTCGCCCAGGTGCCTTCCGGCCGGTACGCCGAGCCGTCGGAGATCGCCGCCGCCGTGCGCTACCTGGCCTCCGACGAAGCCGGCTACGTCAACGGTGCCGTGCTGCCCGTCGACGGCGGCCTCGGCCTCGGCCACTGA
- a CDS encoding tRNA (cytidine(34)-2'-O)-methyltransferase, translated as MFRVLFYHPEIPPNTGNAIRLAANTGCELHLVEPLGFTLEDKQLRRAGLDYHDLARVHVHADLSAAWEVLLPAKVYAFSASATRLYTDVAYGPGDVLMFGPESVGLPASVQAAPEVTDRVRLPMLPTSRSLNLANTAAITVYEAWRQNGFAIP; from the coding sequence GTGTTCCGCGTTCTCTTCTACCACCCGGAAATCCCGCCGAACACGGGCAACGCGATCCGGCTCGCGGCCAACACGGGCTGCGAGCTGCACCTGGTCGAGCCGCTCGGCTTCACGTTGGAGGACAAGCAGCTGCGCCGGGCCGGGCTCGACTACCACGACCTGGCGCGCGTGCACGTCCACGCCGACCTGTCCGCGGCCTGGGAAGTGCTGCTGCCGGCGAAGGTCTACGCGTTCAGCGCGTCGGCGACGCGGCTGTACACCGATGTCGCGTATGGGCCCGGGGACGTGCTGATGTTCGGGCCGGAGTCGGTGGGACTGCCCGCTTCGGTGCAGGCAGCGCCGGAGGTGACCGATCGCGTGCGGCTGCCGATGCTGCCGACGAGCCGGTCCCTGAACCTCGCCAACACCGCGGCCATCACGGTGTACGAAGCCTGGCGCCAGAACGGCTTCGCGATCCCCTGA
- a CDS encoding acyl-CoA thioesterase, whose amino-acid sequence MTEPRRPIVEMPLRVRYHECDGQGIVFNAHYLAYVDMCAFEAEKTLFGSHDAFLAHGADVVVAEANLKFRAPARYDEELVVSQYLDHLGTTSLIFDFEIHRGETPLLAANLRYVFIDPATLRPAAPPDAVREVYAALLEA is encoded by the coding sequence GTGACCGAACCCCGCCGCCCGATCGTCGAGATGCCGCTGCGCGTGCGCTACCACGAGTGCGACGGCCAGGGCATCGTCTTCAACGCTCACTACCTGGCCTATGTGGACATGTGCGCGTTCGAGGCGGAGAAGACGCTGTTCGGCTCGCACGACGCCTTCCTGGCCCACGGCGCGGACGTCGTGGTGGCGGAGGCGAACCTCAAGTTCCGCGCCCCCGCCCGCTACGACGAGGAACTGGTCGTTTCGCAGTACCTCGACCACCTCGGGACGACGTCGCTGATCTTCGACTTCGAGATCCACCGCGGGGAAACCCCGCTGCTGGCGGCGAACCTGCGGTACGTGTTCATCGACCCGGCGACCCTGCGGCCCGCCGCGCCCCCGGACGCGGTCCGCGAGGTGTACGCGGCCCTGCTCGAGGCCTGA
- a CDS encoding GntR family transcriptional regulator, with protein sequence MGKWDHGVVVDRTSGVPAFVRPSAAIRRIAPSRLSREARERNRGAFLADAAAGGFEASTSAEIRFEPAGARVAGHLAVDEGTEVTVRDRVMRADGVVVQLAVSRLPRELTRDTAIENVDTGPGGTYARLEEAGHEIGSFAEHVGARMPTPAEATRLQLSDGVAVITVTRIAYAVGGTPLEMNDMVLAADRYELSYEWPAG encoded by the coding sequence CTGGGTAAGTGGGACCATGGCGTCGTGGTCGACAGGACAAGCGGAGTCCCAGCCTTCGTCCGGCCATCGGCGGCCATCCGGCGCATCGCGCCATCCCGGCTCTCCCGCGAGGCCCGCGAGCGCAACCGCGGCGCGTTCCTCGCCGACGCCGCCGCAGGTGGCTTCGAGGCGTCGACGTCCGCCGAGATCCGCTTCGAACCGGCCGGCGCACGCGTGGCCGGCCACCTCGCCGTCGACGAAGGGACCGAGGTCACCGTTCGCGACCGCGTGATGCGCGCCGACGGAGTGGTCGTCCAACTCGCCGTGTCCCGGCTCCCGCGTGAACTGACGCGCGACACCGCGATCGAAAACGTCGACACCGGACCGGGCGGCACGTATGCACGGCTGGAGGAGGCCGGCCACGAGATCGGCTCGTTCGCCGAGCACGTCGGCGCGCGGATGCCGACGCCCGCCGAGGCGACGCGGCTCCAGCTGAGCGACGGCGTAGCGGTCATCACCGTCACCCGCATCGCGTACGCCGTCGGCGGCACGCCGCTGGAGATGAACGACATGGTGCTCGCCGCCGACCGCTACGAACTGTCCTACGAGTGGCCGGCCGGCTAG
- a CDS encoding VWA domain-containing protein — MSLTGFTAPWWFLLLIAVAAVAVGYVLAQRARRKRTMRFANLDLLEKVAPKSQGWTRHLPAVLIVLSLLVLTVALAGPTAEQKVPRNRATVMLVIDVSLSMEATDVAPTRLKAAQEAATQFAQNMTPGINLGLISFAGTATVLVNPTTDRNGVIKAIENLKLAQSTATGEGIFAALQSVESFSSVVGGADGPPPARIVLMSDGKQTVPEDLYAARGGYTAAQAAKQAGVPISSISFGTTHGSVDIDGKAQPVSVDDESLREIARLSGGEFYKAASAEELKKVYADLGEQIGYELKDADASKPWVIVGTLLLMLGAAAGLFLGQRLP, encoded by the coding sequence ATGAGCTTGACGGGCTTCACCGCGCCTTGGTGGTTCCTGCTGCTGATCGCCGTCGCGGCGGTCGCCGTCGGATACGTGCTCGCGCAGCGGGCGCGGCGCAAGCGGACCATGCGGTTCGCGAACCTCGACCTCCTGGAGAAGGTCGCGCCGAAGAGCCAGGGCTGGACCCGGCACCTGCCGGCGGTGCTGATCGTGCTGTCGCTGCTGGTCCTCACCGTCGCGCTGGCCGGGCCGACCGCCGAGCAGAAGGTGCCGCGCAACCGGGCCACCGTGATGCTGGTGATCGACGTGTCGCTGTCGATGGAGGCCACCGACGTCGCGCCGACCCGGCTCAAGGCGGCCCAGGAAGCGGCGACGCAGTTCGCGCAGAACATGACCCCGGGCATCAACCTGGGCCTGATCTCGTTCGCCGGCACGGCGACGGTGCTGGTCAACCCGACCACCGACCGCAACGGCGTGATCAAGGCGATCGAGAACCTCAAGCTGGCGCAGTCGACGGCGACCGGGGAGGGCATCTTCGCGGCGTTGCAGTCGGTGGAGAGCTTCTCCAGCGTCGTGGGCGGAGCCGACGGCCCGCCGCCGGCCCGGATCGTGCTGATGTCCGACGGGAAGCAGACCGTCCCCGAGGACCTGTACGCGGCACGCGGCGGCTACACGGCGGCGCAGGCGGCGAAGCAGGCCGGGGTGCCGATTTCGTCGATCTCGTTCGGCACCACCCACGGCTCGGTCGACATCGACGGCAAGGCCCAGCCGGTGAGCGTCGACGACGAGTCGCTGCGCGAGATCGCGCGGCTGTCCGGCGGCGAGTTCTACAAGGCGGCCAGCGCCGAAGAGCTGAAGAAGGTCTACGCGGACCTCGGCGAGCAGATCGGCTACGAGCTGAAAGACGCCGACGCGAGCAAGCCGTGGGTGATCGTCGGGACGCTGCTGCTCATGCTGGGCGCCGCGGCCGGCTTGTTCCTCGGCCAGCGACTCCCATGA
- a CDS encoding DUF58 domain-containing protein, which translates to MAKNEKGTRPSWAPPILRGDRLEAGLRTLELDVRRRLDGLLQGNHLGLVPGPGSEPGEARPYQPGDDVRRMDWAVTARTTTPHIRETVADRELETWVVADLSASLDFGTALCEKRDLVVCAVAAVAHLTGGGGNRIGALISTGAETTRIPARGGLAHARGLVRKVAETPRAPEGTRGDFAAALEALRRPPRRRGLAVVISDFLGDTSWERPLRALGGRHELIAIEVLDPRDVDLPEVGTVVLADPETGRQREVHASALLRKEFGAAAHAHRQQVAAGLRRAGAAHLTLRTDADWIADMVRFVVARKRRWSGGVA; encoded by the coding sequence ATGGCGAAGAACGAGAAGGGCACCCGCCCTTCGTGGGCGCCCCCCATCCTGCGGGGCGACCGGCTGGAGGCCGGGCTCCGGACGCTGGAGCTCGACGTCCGCCGCCGGCTCGACGGGCTGCTGCAGGGCAACCACCTCGGCCTGGTGCCGGGGCCGGGGTCCGAGCCCGGCGAGGCGCGTCCCTACCAGCCCGGCGACGACGTCCGCCGGATGGACTGGGCGGTCACCGCCCGCACGACCACCCCGCACATCCGCGAGACGGTGGCGGACCGCGAGCTGGAGACGTGGGTGGTCGCCGACCTCTCGGCCAGCCTCGACTTCGGGACCGCGCTGTGCGAGAAGCGCGACCTGGTGGTCTGCGCCGTCGCGGCGGTCGCGCACCTGACCGGGGGCGGCGGCAACCGGATCGGCGCGTTGATCTCCACCGGCGCGGAGACGACCCGCATCCCGGCGCGCGGCGGCCTGGCGCACGCCCGCGGGCTGGTGCGGAAGGTGGCCGAGACCCCGCGGGCGCCCGAGGGCACGCGCGGTGACTTCGCTGCCGCTTTGGAAGCGCTGCGCCGTCCGCCGCGCCGCCGTGGCCTGGCCGTGGTGATCTCGGACTTCCTGGGCGACACCTCCTGGGAGCGGCCGCTGCGGGCGCTGGGCGGGCGGCACGAGCTGATCGCGATCGAAGTCCTCGACCCGCGCGACGTCGACCTGCCCGAGGTCGGCACGGTCGTGCTCGCCGATCCGGAGACCGGGAGACAGCGCGAAGTGCACGCGTCGGCCTTGCTGCGCAAGGAGTTCGGGGCCGCGGCCCACGCCCACCGGCAGCAGGTGGCGGCCGGCCTGCGGCGCGCGGGGGCGGCGCACCTGACGTTGCGCACGGACGCCGACTGGATCGCCGACATGGTGCGGTTCGTCGTCGCCCGCAAGCGCCGCTGGTCGGGAGGTGTCGCGTGA
- a CDS encoding MFS transporter → MTTRISGSAGGAVSEKRVVGNVLRGSIGNLIEWYDWYAYAAFTTYFAKSFFPTTDTTAAFLGTAAVFAVGFLMRPLGGWMLGRFADRFGRRSALVLSVTFMAGGSLLIAVTPSYHTIGIAAPILLLIARLVQGLSVGGEYSTSATYLSEVATPGKRGFYSSFQYVTLYGGQLLALGLQLVLQAILTEQQLTAWGWRIAFVVGTIAALTVMWLRRGMDESESYRREAEETKGERGTLRALAKYPKEIALVVGLTLGGTVGFYTFATYSQKFLENTAHIPRRQVTVVLFCAILVAAILQPVAGRLSDRIGRRPLLLFFGIGGTLLTVPLMTVMGSTRNPVGAFFLVLAGLVIVAGYTSINAIVKAELFPTKIRALGVGLPYALTVAIFGGTAELIAQALKSAGHEPVFFWYVAGCVLVSLIVYGTMRETSKTSELEERPEER, encoded by the coding sequence ATGACAACCCGGATCAGCGGCTCCGCCGGTGGGGCCGTCAGTGAAAAGCGCGTTGTCGGCAACGTGCTGCGCGGCTCGATCGGCAACTTGATCGAGTGGTACGACTGGTACGCCTATGCCGCGTTCACCACCTACTTCGCCAAGTCCTTCTTCCCCACCACGGACACCACGGCCGCTTTCCTGGGGACCGCCGCCGTGTTCGCCGTCGGGTTCCTCATGCGGCCGCTCGGCGGGTGGATGCTCGGCCGGTTCGCCGACCGGTTCGGCCGCCGCAGCGCGCTCGTGCTCTCCGTGACCTTCATGGCCGGTGGCTCGCTGCTCATCGCCGTCACGCCCAGCTACCACACCATCGGGATCGCCGCGCCGATCCTGCTGCTCATCGCCCGGCTCGTGCAGGGCCTGTCCGTCGGCGGCGAGTACTCCACCTCGGCGACCTACCTGTCCGAAGTGGCCACTCCCGGCAAGCGCGGCTTCTACTCCAGCTTCCAGTACGTGACGCTCTACGGCGGCCAGCTGCTGGCCCTCGGCCTGCAGCTCGTCCTGCAGGCGATCCTCACCGAGCAGCAGCTGACGGCCTGGGGCTGGCGGATCGCTTTCGTGGTCGGGACGATCGCCGCGCTGACGGTCATGTGGCTGCGCCGCGGCATGGACGAGTCCGAGAGCTACCGGCGCGAGGCGGAAGAAACCAAGGGCGAACGCGGCACGCTGCGCGCGCTGGCCAAGTACCCCAAGGAGATCGCCCTCGTCGTCGGCCTCACCCTCGGCGGCACGGTCGGCTTCTACACCTTCGCCACCTACAGCCAGAAGTTCCTCGAGAACACCGCCCACATCCCGCGCCGGCAGGTCACCGTCGTGCTCTTCTGCGCGATCCTGGTCGCGGCGATCCTGCAGCCCGTCGCCGGCCGGCTTTCCGACCGGATCGGCCGCCGCCCGCTGCTGCTGTTCTTCGGCATCGGCGGCACGCTGCTCACCGTCCCGCTGATGACGGTCATGGGCTCGACCCGCAACCCCGTCGGCGCGTTCTTCCTCGTGCTGGCCGGGCTGGTGATCGTCGCCGGATACACCTCGATCAACGCGATCGTGAAGGCCGAGCTGTTCCCGACGAAGATCCGCGCGCTCGGGGTCGGGCTGCCGTACGCGCTGACCGTGGCGATCTTCGGCGGCACCGCCGAGCTGATCGCGCAGGCGCTCAAGAGCGCCGGGCACGAACCGGTGTTCTTCTGGTACGTCGCGGGCTGTGTGCTGGTCTCCCTCATCGTCTACGGCACAATGCGGGAAACCTCGAAGACCTCCGAGCTGGAAGAACGCCCGGAAGAACGCTGA
- a CDS encoding response regulator transcription factor — MAVRVLLVEDDAGVAGALAESLHARGHPVTLVGRGADALHRHRDADLVLLDLGLPDFDGLDVLRKIRAVSPVPVIVLTARGDERSVVRGLRLGADDYLTKPVRLAELLARMDAVVRRAVARDAPAEEVVHVEDVEIDLGARRVLVAGRDAGLTTKEFEILAVLAARPGTAVSRQQLMDEVWGDAYLAVSRSLDVHLTQLRAKLDRPGLLTTIRGFGYRLGRD; from the coding sequence ATGGCCGTGCGCGTGCTCCTCGTCGAAGACGACGCGGGGGTCGCGGGCGCGCTCGCCGAGTCGCTGCACGCGCGCGGCCATCCGGTCACCCTGGTCGGCCGCGGGGCCGACGCGCTGCACCGGCACCGCGACGCCGACCTCGTCCTGCTCGACCTGGGCCTGCCCGATTTCGACGGGCTCGACGTGCTCCGCAAGATCCGGGCCGTGTCGCCGGTGCCGGTGATCGTGCTCACCGCCCGCGGCGACGAACGGTCCGTCGTGCGCGGCCTGCGGCTCGGCGCCGACGACTACCTGACCAAACCGGTGCGGCTGGCCGAGCTGCTGGCCCGGATGGACGCCGTCGTGCGGCGCGCGGTGGCCCGCGACGCCCCGGCCGAAGAGGTCGTGCACGTCGAAGACGTCGAGATCGACCTCGGCGCCCGGCGGGTGCTCGTCGCCGGGCGCGACGCCGGGCTGACCACGAAGGAGTTCGAGATCCTGGCCGTGCTCGCCGCCCGGCCGGGCACCGCGGTCAGCCGCCAGCAGCTGATGGACGAGGTCTGGGGCGACGCGTACCTGGCGGTGTCGCGCTCGCTCGACGTGCATCTGACGCAGCTGCGCGCGAAGCTCGACCGGCCGGGGTTGCTCACCACCATCCGCGGTTTCGGCTACCGGCTCGGCCGGGACTGA
- a CDS encoding TAXI family TRAP transporter solute-binding subunit, producing the protein MTLTRRTALLGGLGLAVAGCSAAGYGGPDRAVTIAAGEPGGFYLAFAELLSAELSRAEPRLHATAVPTEASVANVDLVRRGQADLGLVLADVAQTALTGGAPFTGKVPLLALGRVYENYLQLVVRADGPVRRLADLAGRPVSLGANGSGAAQLGERLFGKAGVPVEARHLLFDDAVRALAGRRIDAMLWSGGVPTPKLADLARATPIALLPLDSVVPALRAAYGPVYDQVQVPDGAYRGVGAAGTIGVANLLVCSPALPDDVAAAVVRVLVERATALVPAEAVGTQFLDVRTLIGTQPVPLQPGAAAAYRALHG; encoded by the coding sequence ATGACGCTCACCCGCCGCACCGCGCTGCTCGGCGGCCTCGGGCTCGCCGTGGCCGGCTGCTCGGCGGCCGGCTACGGCGGCCCGGACCGGGCGGTCACCATCGCGGCCGGCGAGCCCGGCGGCTTCTACCTGGCCTTCGCCGAGCTGCTCTCCGCCGAGCTGAGCCGCGCCGAGCCGCGGCTGCACGCGACCGCCGTGCCGACCGAGGCCAGCGTGGCCAACGTCGACCTGGTGCGCCGCGGGCAGGCCGACCTCGGTCTGGTGCTCGCCGACGTCGCCCAGACGGCCCTGACCGGCGGGGCGCCCTTCACCGGGAAGGTGCCGCTGCTGGCGCTGGGGCGCGTCTACGAGAACTACCTGCAGCTGGTCGTGCGGGCGGACGGGCCGGTGCGCCGGCTCGCCGACCTGGCGGGCCGTCCGGTGTCGCTCGGCGCGAACGGATCGGGCGCGGCCCAGCTCGGCGAGCGCCTGTTCGGGAAGGCCGGGGTGCCGGTCGAAGCGCGCCACCTGCTCTTCGACGACGCCGTCCGCGCGCTGGCCGGACGGCGGATCGACGCCATGCTGTGGTCCGGCGGCGTGCCGACGCCGAAGCTCGCGGACCTCGCCCGCGCGACCCCGATCGCCCTGCTGCCCCTGGATTCGGTGGTGCCCGCGCTGCGTGCCGCGTACGGGCCGGTGTACGACCAGGTCCAGGTCCCCGACGGCGCGTACCGCGGTGTCGGCGCGGCGGGCACGATCGGCGTGGCCAACCTGCTGGTCTGCTCCCCCGCGCTGCCGGACGACGTCGCCGCGGCCGTGGTCCGGGTGCTCGTCGAGCGGGCCACCGCGCTGGTGCCCGCGGAGGCGGTCGGGACGCAGTTCTTGGACGTGCGCACGCTGATCGGCACCCAGCCGGTGCCGCTGCAGCCCGGAGCGGCGGCCGCGTACCGGGCGCTGCACGGCTGA
- a CDS encoding sensor histidine kinase encodes MRTRLLVVLVALALAVVAAFAVPLLGATADQRTQQLVIARTADVDRFVVLAQQAVDTRDPAALVADAARYAELYGEGVVIVDARRVPLVQAGGLTAADPAVHALIEATMRNEPAPRVGRLAPWSADPAYFARPVGTGTRVSGVVVLRASVAAAAADVAARWSTVAAGALLVAVVFVLLAVLLARWMVRPLHELETGVLAVAAGHRAHVPERAGPRELRVLAKEVNRMSEAVLEAAEQQHRLVADASHQLRNPMAALRLRVDSLAARIEGDDTTYRATVAEVERLEKLLDGLLALALAESTATRVAAGGADEACDLAAVLAERVDAWRPAAEDAGAVIVPPPGHAEPVIVRCPEGELAQVLDVLLDNAVHYAGHGATITTGWETGAETATLVVSDDGPGLSEEDRARATERFWRAGGEGAPRGTGLGLAIAQQQVRTRGGVLDLRQADPHGLEVRVTLPLREVPR; translated from the coding sequence GTGCGCACCCGGCTGCTGGTGGTCCTGGTCGCGCTGGCGCTCGCGGTCGTCGCCGCGTTCGCCGTGCCGCTGCTCGGCGCCACCGCCGACCAGCGCACCCAGCAGCTGGTCATCGCGCGCACCGCCGACGTCGACCGGTTCGTCGTGCTGGCCCAGCAGGCCGTCGACACGCGCGACCCGGCCGCCCTCGTAGCCGACGCGGCCCGCTACGCCGAGCTGTACGGCGAAGGCGTCGTCATCGTCGACGCCCGGCGCGTGCCGCTGGTGCAGGCGGGCGGGCTGACCGCCGCCGACCCGGCGGTGCACGCGCTGATCGAGGCGACGATGCGCAACGAGCCGGCGCCGCGGGTCGGCCGGCTCGCGCCGTGGTCGGCCGATCCCGCGTACTTCGCACGCCCGGTGGGCACCGGCACCCGCGTGTCCGGCGTCGTCGTGCTGCGGGCGTCGGTCGCGGCGGCCGCCGCGGACGTCGCCGCCCGCTGGAGCACCGTCGCCGCCGGGGCGCTGCTGGTCGCCGTGGTGTTCGTGCTGCTCGCCGTGCTGCTGGCCCGGTGGATGGTGCGGCCGCTGCACGAACTGGAGACCGGGGTGCTGGCCGTCGCCGCCGGGCATCGCGCGCACGTTCCCGAACGCGCCGGGCCCCGCGAGCTGCGCGTGCTCGCCAAGGAGGTCAACCGGATGTCCGAGGCCGTGCTGGAGGCCGCGGAGCAGCAGCACCGGCTCGTCGCCGATGCCTCGCACCAGCTCCGCAACCCCATGGCGGCGCTGCGGTTGCGCGTCGACTCGCTGGCCGCCCGGATCGAGGGCGACGACACGACCTACCGGGCCACCGTCGCCGAAGTCGAACGTCTCGAAAAGCTTCTGGACGGGTTGCTGGCCCTCGCTTTGGCCGAGAGCACCGCCACGCGCGTCGCGGCCGGCGGCGCCGACGAGGCGTGCGACCTCGCGGCCGTGCTCGCGGAACGCGTCGACGCCTGGCGCCCGGCCGCCGAAGACGCCGGCGCGGTCATCGTGCCGCCGCCCGGGCACGCCGAGCCGGTGATCGTGCGGTGCCCGGAAGGCGAGCTGGCTCAGGTCCTCGACGTGCTGCTGGACAACGCCGTGCACTACGCCGGCCACGGCGCGACGATCACGACGGGCTGGGAAACCGGCGCGGAAACGGCGACCCTGGTCGTCTCCGACGACGGTCCCGGACTGTCCGAAGAGGACCGCGCCAGGGCGACCGAGCGGTTCTGGCGCGCGGGCGGGGAAGGCGCGCCGCGCGGGACCGGGCTCGGGCTGGCCATCGCGCAGCAGCAGGTGCGCACCCGCGGCGGCGTCCTCGACCTGCGCCAGGCCGACCCGCACGGCCTCGAAGTCCGCGTCACGCTGCCGCTGCGGGAGGTGCCGCGATGA